From the genome of Rhinoderma darwinii isolate aRhiDar2 chromosome 1, aRhiDar2.hap1, whole genome shotgun sequence:
TGTAGGGGAAGCTACCCATGAACTTAAAACTAGACTCAACAATCAACAATTTACTATTAGACACGAGAGAGATTGGATCTACCAGTCTCTAAACAGGTTTTTGAATTAAGGCATACCCAGAAACATATTCCGAATTAGAGATTACATTCCACCACTACAACGGGGTGGTGACTAGATACCttccctcaaaaaacaaacaaaaaaaaccaaaaaggtccatgtggcatcagcatatggtgcatggctgcgtaattttcgcgcagccggtatCATTATgaaactgtttttatgtttataaacagaaaagcacgaagtgcttccgtgtgccgagcgcgatttgcatgcacccattgcGCGaagcacgggcaagtataggacatgtcgtgagttttacgcaacgtacatacgctgcgtgaaaatcactgacagtctgaacggccccattcacttacataggccCGCGCGACGcaagtgaaaatcacgtgcgaagaacggacgtataacacgttcgtgtgaataaggccttagtcttctctctccgtcaccctggatcgctgtgaggggagagtgaaggggctgtatacacacgaccgtgaaaaaaatggcagttcCCAACGGATCAACTGACAGTTTcttatggctgttttgcatcaatgtgtctcaaatttgaatccattttccggctgtctgaccatttttaaccgccatttgccatccattttttgcGGACGTTAAAAATTAGAATTTTAATCGTTAGGGATTTTTTGACCCAACTCCCTGAAAAcaccagtgtccatgtagatagtgacgcaataccactatagatagtgccacattgcccacatagatcgtgcccactgtaaatcgtagcagtgcccatatagtgccagagttctccctgtagatagtgcccatgtagatggcactacgtacaggggacactgtggtgctaacataatgccacattgcccctgcagatagtgccacaccccttgtatatagcaccccgctgtagatagcaccacaccccctgtatataatgccacccccctgtagatagcaacatcccccctgcagatagcgccaccccccaccccataaatggcacccccttcctttaaatagcaccactgtagctccctgtaggaacgAATCCCTcaggtcggggattccactcctacaggtagcccctgatgtctgtccatatatggatagtgacaccaggggcttctccagtagcggaatccccggccagtgtgtCGGCCAGGgaatccgctcctagagagagccactaacgacacggtccaaatggacagtgacatcaggagttctctctagaagcggaatccccgccagtgcgatctgacaccggggattccgctacaagaGGGAGTTcaggtgacgctatctacagtaggGGGGTGCGTTAATATCTACAGTGGCAGGAGGATGCCATTTgcaggggggtggcaccatctacagcagGAATGGAGGGAAGacaggggcaccatctacagaggggtttcAAGGGGTTGTGGGTGGCTCTATCcacagtggggggtgtattccggggctctcaaagacccggcgacatgagagtgcagcgcagCTCACACTGAATCAGCACTACACTTgttaaacccgttccaggctgtcaacaTCTATATacgttggagtgctgcctctatttttttttggttGCTTGTATGACTGGACTCTGGGAGGATTGAATTGCACCCGACCCCTCAAGTAGTGTAGTGCTgcgatagatagagatatagagATCGAGTCCtgccacaatatatacacacacacacacacacatatatatatatatatatatatatacatacacacacacacacacacacacacacacaccaaaagttccggaacaccctcataacttttgaacggctcgaggtagagggttgaaatttggtggcatttaatggggtcataaaagctACCATAAAACGAGATAGaagatatcgaggcactcaccggataaTCAACAAACTTTTTTATTcctggatctcggtcaggatgtggaatgtggaataaaatctaccagttaacgcccaaaaaaaaacaccgccttgggggtggtggggtgagcgggggaagcaaaatcttaaatggcatgggggggtcaagtgggggctcatttgaaagctcttttcaatatgaaaacaatgccgcaatcgattttgagatagAATTTGTTTTTCGCTGTgatattttagggtatgttcaaacagcaATGCCAAATACGTATGGAATTACAGAGCTTTTTtcagctgcgtccattacggacgtaattggagctgtttttcaatggagtcaatgaaaaacggttccaattacgtcccaagaagtgacatgcacgtctttgacacgggcgtctttttacgcgacgtcttttgacagcgacacgtaaaaatacacctcgtctgcacagaatatTGTAAAACCCCttggaatcaatgggcagacgtattggagcagtttcttcaggcgtaattcgaggcgtaaaacgcctgagttacgtccgtaaataggccttgTGGCTAATTAGCTGCAGAGGCTGAGCTgtgctttaaggctatgttcacactgagttttttgcaggcggaatttctgcctcaaaattctgtttggaagtttgaggcagattttcctctccctgcacgcccattgagagccgcgggcataaaacgccgcaaaatacgctttctctgcctcccattgaagtcaacgggaggtcagaggcggtaacgcccgaagatagggcatgtcgcttctttctcctgcgaggcggttttaccgctcgcgggagaaaaccgcccccgcctcccattaaaatcaacgtgaggcattttcgggccgtttttgccgagttttttggcgcggtttacgCGTAAAAAACCAACAAGTAAAAAAACTAATTGTGAACATAGCTTAAAAAGGCAGAGAGTGCATATGCTCTGGAGACAAAACTGCTGTGCATAAAAGCAACTGGTGTGTTTTGTTAGAGAATCTGAGCACTAGGATCAGCTCCCTTGACTTAGCACCTCTtgtgtagttagtggccagacggcctaggattttCTTTTGTACCTGTTTGTGTAACTGCCTGAAGAACAAGTAAAACTGGTTGACCAGCAAAACCATTGTTACCAATAGTGCTTTCTAGATGATGTCCACCCCATTCAAACTAAATTTACAGTTCTGAGATGTTCTTAAATGACAAATACATACCCGTTCCCCATTTTTATAGAAGTGAAAGGTTGGCATACACTTGATTTCACAATGTGAAGCAacatcctgaaaaaaaaaaaaaaaaaaaattcacataagAAAGACTAGTAATGGCATTTCCAAATCTACATCACGTTCCTTTATCCAATAGTAcagtatatttttaaaaaataaataaataagtgcaaAATAAAAAGTATCAGACTATAGCCTCATACAAACTGCAAAACTGTGTGCAGAAGGCTGTAAAGCggcactacgctattgtttccgcaaataaACAAACCTTATGAAACGGAAACcagctgcaacggaagcattaccattgaaatcaatggtaatacaaaaacggaagctatggtttccatttggctttccgttccaacCGGTTTCTTTGTGCCACTTTGCCCTAACATTGAAAAGTGGCATAAAgtgttatattttattatctaCACGAGTACTATGCTGCCTTTCAGACTTCCTACAGGTAGAAGAGTAAATCATTGCAGAAACTAAAACATTGAAGAACTATGCATTTAGCATAATGTATGTGTTAGGCccgatgcacacgaccataaaatcacccgtaattacggacccattcattcctatgtctAACAGACACTTTCCCGTagacttacgggaaggtgtccgtgacgCAGAAACTTTCCGGAAAAAATAGGTCAcgtcccatttttttattttatggaccatgctcccatactttataatgggagtacgCCCCGTAAATGCGGACGGCTGTCCGCAGCCATCTGTGccaggcatggtcgtgtgcatggtgccttactCTGGGTCAAATACAAAAAGGAAACCTCATCTGAAAAAATTTCAACAGTGGTCGATAAAAAAACAGatctttttatatgtattttaaatCATCTTATTATACAAGTAAAACAGGTTTTTATTGcttaaaaaccccccaaaaaagagAACAGATTGTTCTTACTACATGGCATTTAAAAAAGGTTTTGTGTATTGACTGGTCGATGTCAATATATGAAAGATAAGAATGGTGGTTTCCCCTCGTATCTACCGCCTTCTTCCATTTTCTTTAGTTGGTTTGTCATCAGTTCTGCGATCTAGAATCTACACGTGCGCTATTATCCGCATTGCAATGTTTACTGCTGTGTTCATCTTGGTGTAAAGATGTAATTTGGTATGATGGCTTCAAGAATAAAGCCAGAGACGGAGGACATAGATTTTACCTGTGCATCATCCACATCCACTTTAAGAAATACTACATCATCGTATTTCGCACTCAGGCTCTAGAATCAAACAAATGACAGAAGAATAAGTAAGACGTAAAACGACTCATAGTAATTAACGCTGCAACAATCTACATAGACTATTAAGGTAAGTTTACCGCGTCGGAATCTGtgccaaaaaacttctgaaatcccacccctgttgatttcaatgggaggcagaagtgtttttttttccccaggcaACTTTTAGACGCTCACgagaaaaaaagcggcatgtcgttTCTTGCCGTGGTTCTCGTCTCTGCCCTTCCATTGCAATCAATTAGAGGcagattcctgaaggaattctgaggcagatttttttctgccagcaaaaaactctGAACAGGGCCTTGggcggagttcacacagagtttttttgcaggaggaaaattctgcctcaaaattccgtttgaccttcctgcacgccatttgccgcAATTTTCGCTCGTgctcattgagtgctacgggcaaaaaactatgcgaaatacgctttctctgcctcccattgatgtcaatgggagataagaggcgtaaacgccccagaagatagggcatgacgcttctttttaccgcgagtgtTTTTTCCCACTCGCGGTAAAAGAAATGCGTCCGCCTCCACTTGAAATTAATGGggacattttcggccgttttccgacgcggtttccgcgtcaaaaaactctgtgtaaactggcccttagactggattcacacattcagttttGATGAAGTTTTTTAGCCAAAGCTTAAAAAAGTACAAAAGTGCCCTCCAGTTACACCCTTCTGCGGTGGATCTCCCGTTTAAGTTCAAAATTGGGGTCCCCTGTgtgttgtcccaaaatggctACATCGCTTCACAGACTGGGACTttgacactccctctgttcacggattggatGGAACTGCTCACGTGACCAGGTCCAGCCagtccgagaacagtgggagtgtctcagactcgtatCATAAGAAGCGCTGCGGCCATTTtggacagcacagaggggaccctaaaacagcAGATCCATgtcagaggggcacaactggagggcatcagatattattactccatatgCACCATGATATTTAAAACGTTGTCCCAGGACTGTAGGGTCGCATTAAAGGTTTTGTTTCATGAAGAGCAACTCCATTTCTAAAGGCAGCCAACCAACTCTTCCAGCAAGAGAAACATGCAGCCGACTATACATTTTCCCTGTAGCCACACAGGGGAAAAGTAGTGTTACGTGCCGgctattcaaatgaatgtcctattttctcacagaccctttgcacgtccgttgaaacaacggtcgtgtgaactgcCACATTGAactatataggtccgtgcgacggccgttgtttcaacggctgtttaacatgttcgtgtgaataaggccttaaaaatGGATAGATATAGGCATTTACGCTGTATTGCATTATTTTACAAGTCAATTCTCACACTTGAAACCACTTCGTGTAGATCCTCACCCTCCCCTCATAGGCCCACAGAAGTCAAAATGCCACAACATTTGACTGGTCATTGCCAATAAAGCAAAATAACCACTTTAAAGCCTCCTTCCTTTATGgcgttttaaactgcatgaaaaaacgcttctaaaaacgaTAGCTGTTTTCAAacgtaacatgcattttttttatggcgtttttagtGTCATTTATTGTGGTGTTTTTCCTTTGGTGTCATTTTGTGCAtgcttttttatggtgttttttgaaGTCTTAtacagaagcctatgggaaaaacacctaaacccccccccccccccaaataaaaaaacactataccaAAGAATACTGCGTTTGGAAAAAAACCACTACTGACCACAAAATTTCCCCAAAAATGCCACAAATGAAAACACGGCTGCGTGTAGTGCCTTTGATATTTTATTATAGACTTTAAAAAAAGCAACACAAAAAAACCTGAACAAACAAAGACACACATTAAAAACACCatgtgctgtgtgtgaatccagtctaaggctatgttcacacggagtattttgcaggaggaatatctgcctcaaaattcagtttggaagtttgaggcagattttcctctccctgcacgccgattttcgctgagtttttccccacggccattgagcgccacgggcataaaacaccgcgaaatacgctctctctgcctcccattgaagtcaatgggaggtcagaggcgggagcgcccgaagatagggcatgtcgcttctttttcccgcgaggcagttttactgctcgcgggaaaaagacgccgacgcctcccattgaaatcaatgtgaggcattTTCTGGAAGCTTTTGCCGAGTtatgcaacgcggtttccgcgtcaaaaaactcggcaaaatactctgtgtgaacatagcctaagggcccgtgcgcacgaccgtaaaaacgcccgtaattacgtaccgacggacaccttcctgtatacttactggaaggtgtccgtgccgtagaaaccttctcttttatgggccgtgctcccatacctaatataatgggagcacggcccgcgaaAACGGCCAGCTATCCCCGGCCGGGAATGTAATTACGGCCACGGTCGTCTGCTTGGaacctaaggccccctgcacacgaccgtattttcatctacccgtaaatacggatccatcgttatctgtatatacggaggggtgtccgtaaatacagtacgtattgcatccgtatttacagatccgtaaaaaaatagggaggctgcaaatgatgtcaccaacatgttgcatagcaacgttaCCGTACATACGGACGGttaacggatgcacatccgtagccgtccgtatttacgtaagcgcccataggcttctatcggAGAGCCTGtgacgtaattacggacaagaataggacaggttctataactttttcggcacggacacccatgcgtaaaaatactgaaaggtgtctgtggccaatagaaatgaatgggtacgtaattacggatgaaatatacggtcgtgtgcatggggcctaaggcctccttcacacagaaaacttctggcattttaaactgcaccaaaaaaaatgCTGATAAAAACGCAagggttattaaaatgtaacatgcgtgctgtctgtgtgtgtatatatatatatatatatatacacacacacacacatatacacacacgtcaTTACTTACATCAAAGAAAGGTCCAATCATTTTACATGGCCCACACCATGTGGCTGTGAAGTCGACAACTACGAGTTTGTTACCAGCATCACTCAGGGCACTCTTAAAATCATCCTGAAATAAAGAGAGGGTGGGGGGAGGATTCAATTGATTAAatgtcatacatacatacaaggctTCACAGCCATCCATCTACAGTGACCCTCCAGTCCAAAAAACACTGACTATACATTCAAAATGTATAGTCAACTTACCTGCTGCCCCACTACTGAATGATCCGGCCTCCATTCCGGTCCACATTTTCCGCTCTCCAAGATGGCCGCTACGTCCTGCG
Proteins encoded in this window:
- the LOC142650904 gene encoding thioredoxin-like, coding for MVRHIDSLDDFKSALSDAGNKLVVVDFTATWCGPCKMIGPFFDSLSAKYDDVVFLKVDVDDAQDVASHCEIKCMPTFHFYKNGERVHEFSGANQASLEKKVQELK